A region from the Triticum urartu cultivar G1812 chromosome 1, Tu2.1, whole genome shotgun sequence genome encodes:
- the LOC125514955 gene encoding uncharacterized protein LOC125514955 has protein sequence MHLPLTCIGDAPPPHLLLRLSHVAALLPPRRLLAFSSASPLPLTRILCITVEPKLVVLARSSWSLTSAGTAALFCSTTVATDAGTPRRHRPARRSVVLDTAIPNAAGAPSLLRVPRHLLLGRPRSRAPHARPTRFASLIFPTSFQSLEPMIWEKARRDSGADCDCCSGWNMDADVLWPRTALCRVSRLERQGARSDWKGCCCSWTMQLLIPLPLVYSGMSTFLEWICISNSLQVGVHGLLQIKSRRRWSLLRDDAAVTYDFLNHHHHDFVEHGEY, from the exons ATGCACCTCCCCCTCACCTGCATCGGCGATGCACCTCCCCCTCACCTGCTTTTGCGACTCAGCCACGTCGCTGCCCTTCTTCCCCCGCGTCGCCTCCTCGCATTCTCGTCCGCGTCACCTCTTCCTCTCACCCGCATCCTCTGCATCACGGTCGAGCCAAAGTTAGTTGTTTTAGCGAGGTCGAGTTGGAGCCTGACGAGCGCGGGCACGGCGGCCTTGTTCTGCTCAACGACAGTGGCGACGGACGCTGGCACTCCTCGTCGCCATCGACCTGCAAGGAGGAGCGTCGTGTTGGACACTGCCATCCCAAACGCTGCTGGTGCTCCATCACTTCTACGAGTCCCTCGTCACCTGCTCCTAGGTCGCCCCCGAAGTCGAGCTCCCCACGCTCGACCTACAAGGTTTGCATCATTAATTTTCCCCACGTCTTTCCAATCTCTGGAGCCTATGATTTGGGAAAAGGCAAGGAGAGATTCTGGAGCTGATTGTGATTGTTGCTCTGGATGGAATATGGATGCAGATGTACTGTGGCCAAGAACTGCTCTCTGCCGCGTGAGTAGATTGGAAAGGCAAGGCGCAAGGAGCGATTGGAAAGGCTGCTGCTGCTCCTGGACGATGCAACTCCTGATACCACTACCTCTTGTCTATTCGGGCATG AGCACATTCTTGGAGTGGATCTGCATTTCAAATAGTTTACAAGTGGGAGTACATGGATTACTACAGATTAAATCGAGGAGAAGATGGTCCCTGCTCCGTGATGATGCCGCCGTTACCTACGACTTCctcaaccaccaccaccatgaTTTTGTCGAACATGGTGAGTACTGA